In a genomic window of Sulfuriferula nivalis:
- a CDS encoding flagella synthesis protein FlgN yields MSTIGTKLLANLNHEQQAIDQLVELIKHEQETLVAANIEAIDSITKQKANLIAKLADQANKRHLILAAANYQADDTGMQTWIEQNNAREVNEAWQALIQQVKTAKLLNQTNSLLVNTHLARTQNALNILHGSNKSGSVYGPNGQTSSSTKARPIVSG; encoded by the coding sequence ATGAGCACTATAGGCACTAAATTATTAGCGAATTTAAACCACGAACAACAAGCTATCGATCAACTTGTTGAATTGATAAAGCATGAACAAGAAACGCTGGTTGCCGCGAACATTGAAGCCATAGACTCCATTACTAAACAAAAAGCCAACCTGATTGCTAAGCTGGCTGATCAAGCAAACAAACGCCATCTTATTTTAGCTGCAGCAAACTACCAAGCCGACGATACAGGCATGCAAACATGGATAGAGCAAAACAATGCACGTGAAGTAAATGAAGCATGGCAGGCATTGATACAACAAGTTAAAACTGCAAAACTGCTCAATCAAACCAACAGCCTGCTTGTAAATACACATCTAGCCCGCACCCAAAACGCACTTAACATATTACACGGCAGCAACAAATCTGGTAGCGTCTACGGTCCAAATGGACAAACCAGCAGTTCAACTAAAGCACGCCCTATCGTTAGCGGATAG
- the flgA gene encoding flagellar basal body P-ring formation chaperone FlgA, which translates to MRLLIILLLLPTLSWAEPARQDSNSILNTVTQFLQTQSVGLPGKVKITLGKIDDRLNLAPCSNLEAFMPYGSRIWGKTTVGVRCSVPSTWTLFVQADVRVTGNYVISAAPLARGQMLSDEQLSIAVGDLTKLPNGVITSKDQATGKIMTISIPAGTPLRSDAVQTLAAIKQGQNVRIITTGNGFEVSTEGHALNNANAGQPVQIRLINGQVITGIAKPDGSAEISN; encoded by the coding sequence ATGAGGTTACTGATAATTCTACTTTTACTCCCAACACTGAGCTGGGCAGAGCCTGCACGGCAGGACAGCAATAGTATTTTGAACACGGTTACTCAGTTTTTACAGACGCAGTCAGTGGGACTGCCTGGCAAAGTCAAAATCACTCTTGGAAAAATTGACGACAGGCTCAATCTTGCTCCGTGTAGCAATCTGGAAGCATTCATGCCATATGGCAGCCGTATCTGGGGCAAGACCACTGTCGGCGTTCGTTGTAGCGTCCCAAGCACTTGGACGCTGTTTGTCCAGGCTGATGTTCGTGTCACAGGAAATTATGTAATCAGTGCTGCGCCATTAGCACGCGGACAGATGCTAAGTGATGAACAACTCAGCATAGCCGTTGGTGATTTGACTAAACTACCCAATGGGGTCATCACCAGCAAAGATCAGGCCACTGGTAAAATCATGACCATTTCCATACCTGCTGGGACACCTTTACGGTCTGATGCAGTGCAAACCCTGGCAGCGATTAAACAGGGACAGAATGTACGTATCATTACAACTGGAAATGGATTTGAAGTAAGTACAGAGGGGCACGCATTGAACAATGCAAACGCTGGACAACCTGTACAAATAAGATTAATTAATGGACAAGTAATAACTGGCATAGCTAAACCAGATGGCAGTGCAGAAATATCAAATTAA
- the flgM gene encoding flagellar biosynthesis anti-sigma factor FlgM, with amino-acid sequence MKITDSIKNITSLPVGNTTTNSAKGNEQAAAVSTANSNTGAKVTLSPLSSQLQALQVQIAGTSAFDTKKVESIKTAIANGQFQVDSSKIANELITSVRDLLQSRNG; translated from the coding sequence ATGAAAATTACTGACTCCATTAAAAACATAACCAGCCTGCCGGTGGGTAATACAACCACGAACAGTGCTAAGGGCAACGAGCAAGCTGCTGCGGTATCGACGGCTAACAGCAACACTGGCGCCAAAGTAACCTTGTCGCCGCTGTCGTCTCAACTTCAGGCGTTACAGGTGCAAATTGCAGGCACCAGCGCGTTTGATACTAAAAAAGTTGAGTCTATCAAAACAGCTATTGCAAATGGTCAGTTTCAAGTTGACTCCAGTAAAATCGCGAATGAGTTAATTACTTCTGTGAGAGACTTGTTGCAATCTAGAAATGGGTAG
- the flgB gene encoding flagellar basal body rod protein FlgB — MIGKFDNNMQFHEVALRLREQRQQVLASNIANADTPNYKARDFDFAQAMQHALAPANSGASELSATNSAHFSAGSSQTIGGVPLQYRAIRQGSVDGNTVDMDVERNQFTDNALRYEASLTIVTGQIKDMLAALQQG; from the coding sequence ATGATAGGTAAATTTGACAACAATATGCAATTTCACGAAGTTGCATTAAGGCTGAGAGAACAGCGTCAGCAAGTATTGGCTTCTAACATTGCCAATGCTGATACGCCTAACTATAAGGCGCGTGATTTTGATTTTGCGCAGGCTATGCAACATGCATTAGCGCCTGCCAATTCTGGCGCATCCGAGTTAAGCGCAACTAATTCTGCGCATTTTTCAGCTGGCAGTAGCCAAACTATCGGCGGAGTACCATTGCAATATCGCGCTATTCGTCAGGGTAGTGTGGATGGTAACACGGTGGATATGGATGTGGAGCGCAATCAGTTTACCGATAATGCGCTGCGCTATGAAGCGAGTTTGACTATTGTGACTGGTCAAATAAAAGATATGTTAGCAGCGTTACAGCAGGGGTAA
- the flgC gene encoding flagellar basal body rod protein FlgC — MSLFSVFNVAGSAMSAQSQRLNVVASNLANADSATSSTGQVYKAKQVVFSAVPVNGAEATGVRVTQVVEDKSPPRMMYDPKSPLADEKGYVTMPNVNVVEEMVNMISASRSYQTNVDTMNAAKSMLQKTLTIGQ, encoded by the coding sequence ATGTCATTATTTAGCGTTTTTAATGTTGCAGGATCAGCCATGAGTGCGCAATCTCAGCGTCTCAACGTGGTGGCAAGTAATTTGGCAAATGCCGATAGTGCAACCAGTTCAACCGGACAAGTTTATAAAGCCAAGCAGGTGGTTTTTTCCGCTGTGCCTGTGAATGGCGCTGAGGCGACTGGCGTTAGAGTGACGCAAGTGGTTGAAGATAAATCGCCACCGCGAATGATGTATGACCCTAAAAGTCCGCTGGCTGATGAAAAAGGCTACGTCACTATGCCTAATGTAAACGTAGTGGAAGAAATGGTTAACATGATTTCAGCCTCGCGTTCTTATCAAACCAATGTGGATACCATGAATGCGGCTAAATCCATGTTACAAAAAACTCTGACTATCGGTCAGTAA